DNA sequence from the Prinia subflava isolate CZ2003 ecotype Zambia chromosome 25, Cam_Psub_1.2, whole genome shotgun sequence genome:
CAGGAAATCTCATTTACTGCCTTACCAGGATGATTAGTTTTACCAGAATGAAAGCAAATAGATTAGTTTGTAGCTACAAGCTCAGCCCACGTCAAATTCACTCAGGAGCCTGTAGCACAAAGGTTTCTTTAGATCATTACCCAGTGTTGCAGCACTTTAGAACGTTCCCTGTCACTTGATAGAGACCTTTAATGTGTTTAGGATGGTGTGGCTTTAGTTAAATGTTAAATCTGTCTCCATTCGAGCTCTGGGCCTCATTAGCTGCTCTTTCTAGTCACCTtcctttgttgttttctttcctgttagTGCAGAGAAACTGGGAGCTGTTCTctggtgcctggctgctggTGTGGCTCATGAGGGTGCTCTGGGACTGGGAATTGTCACAGGCAGCCCTGCGTTGGCTTTGTGTGCTTCAATGGCCCTTTTCTGTGGCGCTAGGATGATGTGTGTGGCCACCACGCCTGACTGGCCCTGCGGGTGTCACCACCCTCACACGGCcgggcagctctgtgtgcagaggctgtgagggaagGCGGGCAGGAGTGGAAGTGTGGTGCTCTCCAGTTAACATCTGTCATCTGCACCCTTTAACCCAACCAACTGGACTTCTTCCAGTTGTGCTCatccatttttctcttcatcATGAGCTATCTCCAAAATTAAACCAGGCAATCTAATTTAGGGTTGTTTCTGGAGTGTTGTGTGCTCTGCAAAGAACATTGAAGCAGATATCTTTCATTTTTAGTGTCATTTCTCAGTGTTCACTACTTGTTAAAAGTCACTAAAATGACAATAACCAGATACATGAAAATTAAGTAATGACTCATGCTGGATCTTAAACATAAAAGCTGGCTGGAATTGTTTTAccttttgaaaatgtgaatGTATTTATAGGTTGTCTGCCTTGAAATTCCCAGGATATCATTTTCACCTTTGTCTTGTTCTTCActgttctgaaaaataaaatgacatttatGTTAATTACATATAACAGGTAGCCTGACTTTGTAAGACATCATTTTGGTCTCACATAAATTAAGTAGGGTCAGAATATTTACTTGTAGATCACTGAAACCAGTAATATAATCAGCTTTTTTTATCTCCATGTTGGTTACATATCTCACTTTGTAATAACCATAatctaaaaaattaaatcttgcCCTGAGTATGACATGTAAATCCTGCTTCAGACATTGATGCTATTAGGGATTAATAGCACAGATTAATGATTAAGGACTTTTGGATCAGAAACAGCTCCCACATACAGAATCCTAGAATTTCTTGCTTGCATTTTTCAAACCAATAGCAAACATCAACTCCTGACTAAGCGTTTAATTCAGAATTTTGTGTGAAATTCTCATATTTGCTCAGTGTTTAcagcatttttcagctgttgCAAAAAGAGATCAATAGTAACAGAATTGCTCTGTTTCTCCCAAGTTTTACCCCAGCAGTATGCCTCTCAGTTCCTGCTGAGGAAACGCCGAGCAAACTCTTTCATGGAAGAGAGTAAGAAGGGAAATCTGGAAAGAGAATGCATTGAAGAATTATGCAATAGGGAAGAAGCCAGGGAAATCTTTGAAAATAATCCCGAAACTGTAAGTATTTCATGAGTATCTATGGCATAGATAGTAGTTCTTTGCAGAGGGAAAGACAGAAGCACGTGGAATTCACAGCTCCCAATAACAACACTGGGCGAGATCCTCCCTTTTAAAGAGACAATTTTCAAAGTGGTTTTGACACCCAATTTATTTACATTGTCTTCATTTTGCAAGTGTCCAATTCACTGCAGTATTTTAATCTCTCCACCAAGTCGTTTGTGTATTAAATAAACTTCTGCCTTAGCCCTAACAACAGTTATATAGAAAACCAGGCCTGTATTCTGTGACTCAAagtaacttttttcttcttttgttgttACAATATCAATATACTTCAGAATATATTCAGTGATGtattttgctgtcattttatCTGCCTGAAATTTTtcttagcttttatttttcttttcttttctttctgcaggaatatttttatCCCAGATATTTAAGtaagtacaaaaaaacccctaaacaaCTGAAGTGTATGATTGAGTGATGCTCTCATTTGGGTAATACTGGTTTAGTTTTTCTGTCCCTAGCACCAGGATGATTTCTATGCTGATTATAATGCAGAGAGCGTCCTGTGTGCTGAGATCCTCACAGAGGCACTCTGAAGGCTGGGCTGTGATCCCTAACATGCCCAGACCAGTTCTGCAATTCAGGCTGTGAGAACAGGCTCTTTGAAGATGCCATGCAGCAAGTAGTGTAATTTCAGGGTAAACGAGTTGTTTGGACCCTGAACTGATTGTGTGGCTTTGCATTTGCAGACTGCCTTGCCTCCCATCGAGCAGGGGTGTTCAGGGTGGCTGCAGTCACTCCAGACTCTCCAGCTGACCTGAGGGCTTGTGTCAAGGGTAAGTGCTGATGCTGGAACACACACTGGTGAAAAAGCAGTTCACAGGGAcacagaaagaggcaaataacCATTTAGCTCAGGCAAACGCAAtaatcaaaaccagaaattaacCAAAAATGTGAGGTGAGACAGAGCATTTCCAGAGAAAGCTGTTAAAGGGAATGCTTTTAGCTTTCTGAAGTTAAAGGAACACAACTGACATGGAAGGCAGAGTTCTGCAAACAGAAGTGTCCTACACCAACCCAGCAATATTCCCGTGTGTCCTCTGTACTCTACCACACCTTTAACAGTTATGCCAAACCCTTTGCCTCTAGCAAGTCATGTTCTGTCAGGTAGAGTAAGAGATCCTCTTGTTAATTGTCTTTTCTATCACCCTGGCCCGTAGTTACATTACCAGCTGAAAATttcaaaaccaaccaacaaacaaacaaaaccccaccaaccaaccaaagaccaaaacaaaatcaaaattttatcTGGAACACAGTCTCTAATTCCAAACAAAAAGTCACAAAGCATGAAACTTGGGATGTTTCTcaaatgtttggtttttatgCCTATACAGTCACAGGTCCAGcaggaattttgttttttctagtAAATTCACAGCAAGCCATTTTTACCATATTTCCTACTTGTCACAGTTTAAACATCTCTCTAAACCTCCTACAGCCTGGTTATATCAAAGAAACTTCCAGTTAGTTTGAATAAGGATACTTACCCTTAACCATCTCACACTATGATAAAAACAGTGAAAGCAAtagaaggcaaaaaaatcctTAATAATTACACTGCACATGGTCAGGACTGAACATGTTTTCCAGATCAGTTTGTAATAATGGAATAGATAATCAGATTCTCTGCCTGGCCACTTGAACAGAGAAATTCAACTCTCTAATCTTGAATTCTTAAAACTTTCATCTTTCTAGTGAAATTTGTGGTAGTATGATGGGGGCAGAGCACTGttctttaaaaactgaaatgtatCTTTTACATATAATAATATCAAATCTGGTCATATCTTGCAGGGAATAGCTTTGCAAGTCATTTGTCTTCTAGTTGTTTTCTGCCTGACAAAGAAAAAGTACTGCTGGCTTTGTATGTTCTCACTCACTCAAAAATTCTTGCTGATAGAATGAGTAGCAAGATCGTTGTGGGGGTGCTTCATGATAATTCATCAAGACCTTTCCTATGTCATGACAGGGCCCTGtaggaagagaagaagaaagactGAAGTGATTCTTGAGGAGAAATAACCCAAATAACAAggattttccatgttttctaccccacagaaatttcaaaccagtgcagccccctgccatgcCACAAAGATGGATATAAGGATTGCATAGATGGGCAGGCCAAGTATACCTGTGTCTGTAAagcaggatggagaggagagaACTGTGAGGAAGGTACAGCCTCCGATTCCGTGTGATGTTGGTTCTCAGAAGCACAGTTACATTTCTGCTGTTGATCGTATTTGCAGCTGGTCAGCAGAGTGTTctattcccttttcctcccagaTGTAAATGAATGTGAAGACCTCAATGGAGGCTGCAGCCAACGCTGTTCCAATTTCCCTGGGAGCTTCCGTTGCCTGTGTGAAGATGGCTACTTCATGCATTCCAACAAACGGGATTGTGGAGGTAGGGAGACCTGGGGGGAGCCCCTTTCCATGCCACCACAGTGCCTGCTGgccagagagagagaagggttTGATCCAAGAGTTCCATAAATGCTCTGTGCCTCTGAAAGATCCAGTCCTGGTTCAATTTGCCTGCTCATTCCTTACACGCTGGGGGCATTATTTGGGCAGCCAAATAATGAACCACATGAAGaagcaaggaaagaaggagggaaTGGCTGTAGGTGAGATTCTGCTTCATTACTGGAACTCCGTAAAGCTCATTTTGGTGTCTCACCAGTTTCACGTGTCTATTAAGCACACTGAAACAGGAATATAAAGTGGTGCAAATAGCTGATATTGTTACCATGGAAATTCTCTCTGGTAAACACTGATTTAGGCCAAATCACTCCTAATTAGCCATGctgctctttctgcagtttGAAATTCTTTGGAGAAGAAACTATTAATGAATCCAAAAAGTCTCTTAATGGAGAGAAAGACTTTTCTTTGATTCATCTAGCataattttttctgtatatGCTTGTGTCTGCTGTTGGCCACAACCTACCTGCTTCATTCTGTTCCAAATAAAGACTAAGTATTGACATAATTAGCAGTTCTTACTGCATAGTTAGAATCCATTATAATGTCATATTTTATTACCAAATTATGACAACAGTTTTGGATACTGTCAGGTAATTTTAGAGGCTGAACTTGATGGCCATCTTCCATTCTCACTTTCTTTAgtctaaatatttttgtgaattaATAACCACAAAAGACTTGCCAGAATGACAGAAGACTCTGGGTTTATGAAAAAGGGCAAGCAGATAAATTGGTTAGAACCTCTTTAATTCATgcaaaaatactggaaaatctGGTAAAAAAGTAATCAGAGATAAAAATAGACTAATATACTTTAGTGCCTTGAGTGTTAATCATTTGATAAACTGCATTCAAGTATTTTACTGCATGCAACTACAAAGTTAAACAACCAGGAATTTGGAATGCACTTACCAACTGTAGAAAAGTAATCTGAATTCAAGGCAGCTGTGACTCACCACAAGTCCAGGACTCCGAGCAAGCCACTGGCAGAATTTCCTGTGCAGCACCATTTCCACAAACCCACAGAGAAAACTAGAATGATCCCTGCATTCATGAGTGGCAGTGAAGTACTACCAGGGATCTGATATTTTCTGTCTCAAAGACACTTGGTAAGATTGATGTTATACCCTAAATCCTGTTGTCACATCTGCATTGTAGGAAAATGACACTGACAAATTGGAAACAGGACAGAAGACAGACACTAAGATGGTTGGAGGGATAGAGAGACCGTGAGGGACTTGAGCACCTCTCAGCATAGCCAATTAAAAGAGAACTGACATGAATTGATTGTAGCGTGGAAGAACCTCTGATTGGATTATCTCCTGTCTTTCTGGATGTCTTTTTCTAAGATTTTACTATGCAGTCTGGTTTAGTTTATGGGAGGTCTGCAGCCTGTTTCTCCCTCTGCCTTGCTAGACATGCATCCCTTTCCCTGTTACCCACAGGAGGCATGAAGGGATAGGAAAGATAGGCAAGTAGAGAATATTTTCACTGGGGGCATGCAGAAGTGTCTTTTACAGCCCTCTGGAAATCTTTCTGGCTGtagctctgggctgctgtgacaGCATGGTGGAGCTACCAGGAAGATTTGCCAGCCTCACTCAGTTTGCACAGTGTTGGATAAGGTCGGGAAGAAAAATGGTGTGCAAGAGTGGGAGttgttttttaataacttgTGTGTGTTTCTAGATATAAATGAATGTGTGCTACATCCAAACATCTGTGGGACAGCCATCTGTAAAAACACCCAGGGGAGATACGAGTGTGAATGTCCAGAAGGTTACACATATAATTCAACTTCCAAGGACTGTGAAGGTGGGTCTTTGCCCCCAGCCCCCCATTTTTCATatctttcatctttcccttccctttgcctCTTTTTAATCCACTGCTATACCAAAATCAGCTCCTCATCTACTGGCGTGTTTCTTAATCTTcatattctttattaaattaattgttTATTAGGTTGTCAGGCTGTATTACATGACAGCATGGCAATTCtctaaagattttttaaaagttttttttgtAAAGACCTCAAATGTCAAATAAAACTATTCCTAAATATCCTGAGAAAGAACTATGAAAAAAGGAGCTGCTCCAAAAGACTATTTCCTGAAATGAAAATCTGGAACTAGACATTTCCAAAGTTCCATTACGATTATAGCAAAGTTGAAAAGTATTGGTAGCTAGCAGTGAAGTAGCAAGAAGCCACTCATACAAAGACCATAACTTCTCCAGTGTTGAAAGTATTTGCATATTTGTCTTAgagtatgttttatttctctctgcttgTTAAAGTTCCTGTCTACTGCACATCAGAAACTAAATTTCAGTTGTAAACAGGCAGGAAAGCTCTTAGAGTTTTACAACGAAGATGAATCTTCTACACTGTCTGTTTAAGAAAAATCTATCAGTGactgtcatttattttaaatgagaataTGCCTTCTACTAATGCTCAAAAGAACACAAAAGCAGCTCTTGGTGGCCATGGATCTGTTGCTCCATGGCCTTTCCTGCAGGTCTCTTGTGACAAAGCTCTGCACAGTGGCACTGATTACATACCCAGGTGTCAGCTCTTTGTCCAGTTACTGCAGGATTAAAACACGACTGACCCTTTTCTGTTCCTGCATGCACCAAAGTGAGAAAAACTTCACAGTAGTTAATTCTTACTCCTCTTAGGGTTTCCTTCTGATAAATTCGATTTGATGTAACCCACCAAAGTGTTTTGTTTCTACTGGAACCAATATGGATTCAGGAGGCTGCAACATGACAACATTCCAGCAGGGAAAGTCTTACCTCCCTAGCAGGAGGATTATGCTGCTAAGCTTTTAGACCTTGTTGTAACCACATTAAATGAGTCACCAAATCCTGTCTAAGGACAGGATTGTGCAGCCTGACAGGAATGTAGCCTTACAGAAATACTAAATGACATGAGCTTTTCATTGTCACATTGCTTGTAGGTGGCTAAACTCTATTATGCTTATTAGAAAAATTGAATTTACATACATTTATGCACAGCTATCTCTATGATGACAGATACATACTATTAGAATGAAGAACAGAACAGAGTTTGTTATCTTTTTCCTTACCTCTCTTCCTccaagcaacagaaaaaaacaagtattttaGTCTTAAAAACCCCCAGATTTAAATGCATGCATTGGTACTGTTTTTTTATTCCCACTAGAAGGGCCATTTGCTTCAGAATAAGTGTTGCAGTTTCTTTAATCTAAAGCCCAAATCACCCTCATTTGAGTCTCTTGCCAAGGAGAGATTTTGTTTCTATATTAGAAGTGTAAAATTTACATTGGCCTTTTAAACAGCCTTTCATTTCTAAATTACTTACTTTGCACAACCTACTAAGTACAAAATGAAGTTCTTTTAGTTGATTTAGCTTAAATCACAGCTCAAATCAGGCTGTTCTCCACAGATAGATGCTGTCTGAAACTTAGGCGTTATGAGATTATTGtatgttattttaaaaggtatttttccctgagattATTTGGGGTTTATATTAATAAAGCACATCCTTTCTTTACATATTTGCCATATATACTTTTCATAATCTGAGCTCTCATCATATCTTacaaggaaaggaagagatCTGACCTAGAATGGGATTTGTGCCATCTGTGGTAGCAATTTATGAGGTCTCTCACTATTCAGCCACCTTATGCCTCAGAAATCAGACCAAGTTGtctccagccctgcactccAGGCCTCTATCAGATTACTAAATCACCTTTTGGATTCATATGATTCCAGAGAACCTCTCTTGTCCATTATTCCATTCATTTGTGTTAGTTTTCAGTCCatgccatgaaaaaaaaaaatctttctgtctGCTTTAATTTCTCCTAGATATTGATGAATGCGCTGAAAATATTTGTGCTCAACTCTGTGTGAACTCACCAGGAAGTTACAGCTGCTATTGTGATGGCAAGAAAGGGTTCAAGCTCTCTAAGGACATGAAGAATTGTGAGGTAAAACTGTGCCGTGGAAAATTCCATGTGGAAAATCACCAAGTTGGGTATTTCTTGATGAGAAGATATCTTAGATTAAGGAAAATAGGAAGCTATTTGAGAACTGATTAAAAATTCTGAGAAAATGCTGGGGATTCTGATCTATGGTTTGGCTCACAAAGCAGCAGGGATTTGGATGCCATTCAGTTCATGCATGCTCATTTCCAGGAGTCCTGTCAAAAGCAGCTTGCTTTAGCCAGGCATCTTTAttccctgctgcttccaaaaTAAGCCTCAGCTTTCTCCTATCAAACAAATAATTCCTGTTCAGCCTACTCAGAGACAGAATGTTCCTTTTGTCCATATGTTCCCAAGTTTTCCTTAGGCTGTGCAAAAGTTTTTGCTCGCTATTTCAGAATTACTCTGTTtggattgaaaaaaaaacctggattGTCTTCCCCAGTTCTCATCTGCCATAGCTTAAGGAAAAGCACTCTGTAATACTTGCCCATTGGAGAACATCCTGCAGCCAAAATTGGCTGCTCTTGATCACTTTGAAAATTTATACTTCTTAGGAGCAGAAAGTTTGAAACTCCAGAGAATTGGCATGCAAGGATTGAAGACCAAGGATTTTTTTGTCAGTGGTTCTCTGTATACTTCGAAAAGTTCAGGCAGTCTGAGAAATGAGCTCAGATAACTGCCAACAATAAAATACTTGTAACAACAATAAAACACTTCTAACAGAGTATAATGAAATTTGGCTTAaactgcaggaactgcaggatCTGACACAAGTTCCAGCATGTGTGTTAGGTCTTGTTTGTACTTTCTGAAATTTAAAGAACAACAGTTGGCACTCATTCTATTTCATTTTGCTCATGCTTGAAATGGTGGGATGTAATGAGGTTGGAAGATGCTCTTATTTTCAGTACTGTTGTTCAAAAGTGATTAAATCTCTATCTGGAAGTTAGTTTCATGCCTTTTAattgggggaaaagaaaatttcagtcaGCTGAAAATATGTTCAATCTAAAGACTAGTGAAACCAGCAGCCATAAAATGAAGTAGCCATAAAATTCCAGAAGAGCACCTGTACATCTAATGGAACTGCTACATCAGGAATAGCAAAGTCAGAATGGAAGACAGTCACAGAATGTTTTGAGGGATTCAAACTTGATCAAAGAAACTTTGAAACTCCTACTTGTCCATAAGCACAGTGATTCTTTAATTCTTCTTTAACACAATCTTCCCAAGATACAGCTCTGGTCTGTTCCCTTCTAACACCTGAGCAGGTTTAGATTCTGCAGAAGTTTAATAACAGAGCTTAATAGTTCCCTAGAAGGTGGGTGTCATGTATCCCTGGTGAAAGAAAAGTGCCTGATAGAAGACTGgaattcttaatttaaaaactaaatatttaaatactagTTTCAATCCACCAGATCCGTGTGTCACTCTGGATTATGGTCCAGCAGTTTAAGTGATGGATGtttcaagaaaaagcaaaaccacaacATTTCATTTGTACATAGGTATTCaagttttaaaaaaccaaaaaaaacccagaggcaagccattacattaaaaataaaaaggctatCAGGCAATAACAGGAGTTGCCTCATAAGCTATCACAGTGCATTAATAGCTTATTTTCTCTACCATTTTCAGTCTGTTACTGAGTGTATCCCACTGAATCTTGAGAAGAATTATCAACTGCTTTACCTGGCAGAGCAATTTATAGGAATTCCCGTTCTGTACTTAAAGTTCAAACTGCCAGATGTCACAAGGTAAGCATTTGCTACTGATAAAAATATGCATTGGAATGACATTTGTTTCCATTAATGTCTGAGGGTTTAGGAAGAATACATTGCATGCCTAAATTATATCACCCTCTCTCCCTTGGATAAGATATCTTTATATGATGAATGACTGGTGAATAAGCAGGAAGGCATTTAGAATTATCAACATACAATTCAGAAGGTATATGAAAATAGTTGCAGTATATACAGTTACACATAGAATGACTTTAGTTCAGGTGTTGCTGCTGCTTCAACCCTGCTCTGGGTAGAAGCTGGGACGTGCTCTGCCCATCCTGCTGAGCAACAAAACCAGGCCATTGCCCCCTGCCCCTCCTTGGGCTTCCTTTCACCCAGAGGACACCCACAGAGCACAGTGCCTTGCCTAGGGCACCAGCTGGATGATTTTCTCTACAGCTGTCAGAGCGATTGCCCGTGGCACCGACCCCTTTATTGCTCCTGCACTtctttgctgcagcagccaaaATCGCAGCGTTCCCTGCCTTAGTGACCCAACAATTGAaggtaacagcagcagcagctgttcaGCTGGTGATCCCCAGAGCCTCAGAACCGCACAGATGGACATAAATACTGAGCACTCTGTCCTCTGCCGCTGTTCCAAGTTGACCTGGCGCTAGTGCTGTCCTGGAAGAGCTTTCTGAGATGAGAAATGTTTGAAGTGTAAATACAGAGCGGTTTTTGGTGTGTCTGGCGAGGGACAGCCCCATCTaagggacacagagcagcactgcgAGGGACAGCCACCCCAGTTCTGAGTTACAGCTGCCCTGGCAACCCCAGTTTCCAAatgctttgctttctcctttcaCCCTTAATCTGTTTCGTCTAGTCCCAAAGACTGTTTTTTACTCTCCTCTCTTCCACTGCATAATAAATCCTAACATTGCTGTTGATACATGCATCCAACCTAGATCCAGCCCACAAATCCTCAAATGAGAGAATGGCATATAAAAGCAGGAGTGAATTTCTAGGTTGTAATTCTTTCAGGACAACACTTGGCAACCCAGTTTTACTGAACCACATCACAGATCTTCAATTTTGTCTGCATTGCATCCCTAAGAAATGCAATAGGAATATTACATGTCTTTTTACTCAGGGGACTGGGATATCCTTCACAAGTAAAGCTCAGAGTGAATTTGGGAACTGCACCAAGGTTCTTTCAAATCCCAGGTCAGGGTGTTAACCTGAAAACTTCCCACTGGATTTGAGTGAACAAGGCTTATGTTCCATTCTGCTTTTGACTAACTGTGCAAAAATCACCCCTGCTCAGATACAGAGACACCAAAAGTTACTGTCTGTGAACCTTTCTCTAACCCTACTAATGAGTTACCCTAGGCTGTACAGTATTTCACCTTTCCTGTCTTCTTATCAAGATTCCTTCTTCACAACTCAGATTTACAGCAGAGTTTGATTTCCGGACGTACGACGCAGAGGGCGTTATCCTGTATGCAGAATCCCTGGACAGCTCAGCATGGATCCTGCTTGCTCTCCGGGATGGAAAGATTGAGATTCAGTTCAAGAATGAGTTTGGAACAAAGGTCACCAGCGGGGGCAAAGCCATTAATGATGGACTGTGGCATATAGTAAGTTGGGTTTTCTTCTCCCATTCCTTTTACTCACTGTGGGAAGATGCTGATAAATAAAGTAGGGAGAAACTGAGCAACTACTAAAAGGCTTAAAATAATGCACTCAAACCTCAGATTTAAAAATCAACCAAGAAACGCACAGGAAAGCCTTACATCAGGAAATTCTGCTACCTTTTAACAATCAAGGAAAAGATAATTACCTCTAGCTATCAACATAGCAATAACTAACTTTAAACATGAAAAGGAAAGTGgcagaatattcaaaactgtgATTGCATGATCAAGTACACAGTTATTAGATACTTTGTGTTTAGAGCAAGTTTTACATCTGCTAGACCAAAAATTCATCCTGCTTTTCAAGCCTTCACACCTGAGATGTAGAGCCTGTCTCACTTACACAATCTATAGAGCACAGCAAATTTTTAATGTCAGTTAGATTTTGTTTGTTACCCTCCTGTGAATGTCCCTGGATATGGACAGCTGTCCTGCATCAAgtttaaatacaatttaaataGTCACTAAAACTCTTTTACAAGGTAGTATTTAAAGAAACGTTAGTCATGCTTCATAGGGCTTGTGTGATTAGTATTTAATATATtctattttgtgtgtgtgtatatgtaatTGTTTGTATTTTATTCCAGATATCAGTCGAAGAATTAGAACACAGCATCAGTGTAAAAATAGCTAAAGAGGCTGTGATGAGTATTAACAGCCCGGGAACTCTGTTTAAACAATCCCAGGGTTTCTTGGAAACCAAGGTCTACATTGCAGGATTACCTCGCAGAGTGGGCGGTGCTCTTGTCAAACAGGTAATTAAAGAATAATAAGACTAATATTGATTGATCATGCTCTGTTCTGTACTTGTGGGAGTCACAGAAGGAGAAAGCTAGGCATGGAAGCCATTTAGAAAATCAAAATGTGGTTCTTAAACcactgttttgaaaataaatgtgtgaAGCTTTTCAGTCTGCCTTCAGTAAGTCTTCACTTGTAAAAACACAGCACTTCTGGTGTAATCTTGGAGGATTCTGTAGCCTGTTTCCTAATATAGCTTTAAGATTCCCTAAATcaccaccactgctgctgctgagagtgCATTTCAGGGTGATTCATTTGCTGGTCCTGGCTTTTGCTAAGCTCTGAATAAGTGCAGCATTCactgtgcaggcagcacagtgaGCTTTCATTTTTACAAGGTTTTACAACAGCCCAGGCTGAACAAGGCCCATGATTCTTTCAGTCTCCCAGCCTCAAGAATGGGTACAGTCAGGTTGTTGCAACTGTCTTCTTTACAGTCTAGGAGCCTTCATCCTCATTGGCAATTTCAACAGagagtttagatttttttaaaatataaatttaaaaaataaattttttgcTCAAAagtgaagcagagaaaaaattgTGGAACAATACAATAACATCCCTTTATCCAATAAAAGCAATCCCAGAAATTTCTTTGTACTTTGGTATAAAGATAAAGCTTTGAACAAGGAGCATTACTAgttgttattttctttcagctaCAGAAAATCTGCTGTCCTTTTGTCTAGGTCACAACATGAGCTTTAAAA
Encoded proteins:
- the PROS1 gene encoding vitamin K-dependent protein S translates to MRAILQHAGDPVAVGKTLQSWRAVGAAGTARPPALPRSAPARCARPQPPSAGRAGQDPPAPPRRCPRRPGDAPAGQRCPATAQPLPRAAAPPSRPHSLARPRGAAAAQSPVAMGPRCLPLLALAIALAEAATFLPQQYASQFLLRKRRANSFMEESKKGNLERECIEELCNREEAREIFENNPETEYFYPRYLNCLASHRAGVFRVAAVTPDSPADLRACVKEISNQCSPLPCHKDGYKDCIDGQAKYTCVCKAGWRGENCEEDVNECEDLNGGCSQRCSNFPGSFRCLCEDGYFMHSNKRDCGDINECVLHPNICGTAICKNTQGRYECECPEGYTYNSTSKDCEDIDECAENICAQLCVNSPGSYSCYCDGKKGFKLSKDMKNCESVTECIPLNLEKNYQLLYLAEQFIGIPVLYLKFKLPDVTRFTAEFDFRTYDAEGVILYAESLDSSAWILLALRDGKIEIQFKNEFGTKVTSGGKAINDGLWHIISVEELEHSISVKIAKEAVMSINSPGTLFKQSQGFLETKVYIAGLPRRVGGALVKQINPRLDGCIRAWNLMNQGHSGVNEVIQEKQSKHCLVSVEKGSFYPGTGMAAFQINYNNLDSAEDWLINVTLTIRPSTDTGVMFALVSNETVPLALSIVDSNSSDSQKITVTIGNITVAQLESKKLCTPRRVEVGLLVTRQELELAVDSHTDRSNSEQLSALHQAMMANVVTYLGGLPDVPLGATPVTAFYNGCMEVKVNSRQLDLDEALSKHNDIRSHSCPLIMQ